GCTCGCGCGGGATCTCGATCGGCTCGTTGCCGAGCGCGCCCACGCCGAGCGCGTCGGCCAGGCGCCGGGCCGGGTCGATCGTGAGCACCGCCGTGCGGCGCCCGGCGCGCGCGCCCTCGAGCGCGAAGCTGGCTGCGAGCGTGGTCTTGCCGACGCCGCCCGTGCCCACACACACCAAGATGCGTCGGGTGCGCACGAGGGCGGCGGGATCCAGCCGGGTGGAGCTCACGTCGCCGGCTCCCGCGGGCTTCCGCGTCCGGGCGGGGCGGCGCTCGCGGCGCAGCCGTCGGGGGGAGCCAGCAGCGCTCCGGCGAGGGCCTCGAGGTCCTCGGGACCTCGCACGCCGCGTGGCCGGCGCGGGAGCGGGACGATCGGGAGGCCCGTCGTGCGCGCGATCTCCACGGTCCAGCGCCGGTTCAGCTCGTGGCGCGCCCGCAGGTGCGCTGCGCAGGCCGCGAGCACGGCCGGCGCGGGCGCGCCCGGCAGGGTGGCACCGGCGGGCAGGGCCGCCAGCCGCTCGTCGAGATCGGGAACATCGGGCGGGAAGGGCGGGGGCGTCACCGCGTTCACCACCACGCGGTCGACCGCAACGCCGATCTGCTCGCGCAGCCGCGTGACCAGCTCCGCGGTCTCGCGAGCCGGCAGCTCCTCGGCCAGCGAAACCGGCAGGAGGAGCGTGCGTTCCGGATCCCGGACCATCGCTTCGACCCAGCCCGCGTGGCGGCGCAGCGGGCCCGCGCGTACGGCCGAGCCGACCACGCGCGGGACGTCGAGGAAGGTGAGCCCGTGACCGGTCGCAGGGGCATCGACCACGATCAGCTCGAAGCGCTCGCGACCGCGCTCGTCGCGAAGCTGCTCGACGTGCCAGACCTTCCCGAGCGTGATCAGCTCGCGCCAGCCGGGGGAGGCCTCCATGAGCTGGCGGAAGGCGGGGTTGCGCAGCACGCGCCGCACGATGCCGCGCAGCCCGATCTGGAGCCCCAGGTACTCGGCGAGCGCCTCGTAGGGGTCGATGCGGAGCACGTGGAGGCCGGGCGCCAGCTCCCGGCCTTCGTAGCCGACCGGAGGGCCAGGCCGGCGTACCAGGATGCCCGGAAGGTGCTCGTCGGGGCCCATCTCGGCGAGCAGGACGCGCCGCCCCTGGGCGGCGGCGGCGAGCCCGAGCGTCGCGGCGACCGTGGTCTTCCCGGTCCCGCCCTTCCCGGTGACGATCACGAGCCGGCGGTCGAGGATCGAATCGGCCAAGCGGCGTCGGGCTCCGGGGCGCGTTTGGGGGCTCAAGCGCTCCGGCCGCAGCGCCGAAGCGCGATCGAGCCGAGGGCGATCGAGCCGAGGACGATCGAGCCGCGGGCTTCGAGCGCAGGAAAAACGCTCGAAGGCACGCGGGCTTGGCGAGCCTAGCACAGGGTCGCCCGAGAGCCGGGGGAGAGCCGCGCGTGATCGTCGGCTGCGAACGCTGCGAGACGCGCTTCAAGCTGGACGAGTCGCGCCTGCCCGCGCGCGGCGCCCGGGTGCGCTGCTCGCGCTGCAAGCACGCCTTCTTCGTGACGCCGCCCGGCTCCTCCCCGGAGGCGCTCGTGCACGAGGTCGCGGCGGCTGCCGCCCGCGCGCCCGCCGAGAGCCTCCGCGGTCCCGAGCCGAGCTGGGACATGGAGGAGAATCCCGATGCCACGGTTGCGCGCCGCAAGCCGCCCGCGATGGCGCCCCGCCCGCCCGAGGAGGAGGCGAGCGACTGGCACTTCGAGGACGAGGTGCCCGGCCTCGATCCGGGTGCGACGCGCTCGTCCTCGTTCGGCCCCGGCGGCGCGCAGGCGCCGCCCTCGCTCGCGGCGGCGCCCGACCCCAACGAGGATTCCCTGGCCACGCTCGGCGACCCGGAGACCTGGGATCTGCTCGCCGGGGAGCCGCCGCCGGCCGACGCGCCGGCACTGCCGCCGCCCGCCCCGGAGCCGGTTCCGGCCGATATCGCCCCCGCGACCGGCGCGAACGAGCAGACGGCTCCGGCTCTGCCCGCACCCGGCGCGGCCGTGCCGGCCGACACGCCGACCGCGCCGGCGCCCGCTGCTCGCACGCCGCGCCCTCCGGCAGCCGCCCGCATGACGGTCGCTCCTCCTCCGCTGGTGATGCCGCGCCGCATCCCGCCCGCTCCGCGCGGCGTCTCGGCGCAGAGCCTGGGCGGATGGGCGGCCGCCGTCGCGCTGGCCGCCGCTCTCGCCTGGGTGTCGCTCGGACCGGTTGCGGCGCCGGGGAGCTCGAGCTCGCTGGCCCCGGTGTCGGGCTTCGAGGTGAGCGAGGCGCAGGCGCACATCCTCGAGAACGCGGCCGCAGGCCCCGTCCTCGTCGTGTCCGGGCGGTTGCGGAATCCGGGCTCCTCGGTGCGCCCGCTCGGCGCGCCGCTGGCCGTGCAGCTCCTCGACGCCCGGGGTGTGCCGCTCGCCGTCGCCCCGGGCGCCGCAGGGCCGGCGCTGCCCGACCGGCGCGTGCGCGAAGAGGCGCCAGAGCAGCTCGTCACGTCCCGGGACGCGGCGGCGCTGGCAAGCACACCCGTCGCGGCGGGCGGTGACCTCGCCTTCACCGCCGTCTTCGCTCCCGCGCCACGCGGCGCGGCGCGCTTCGCGCTCGGTGCGGGCGCGAGCGGTCCGTGAGCGGCGCGAGGGCGTATCGAGCAGGCGGCGAGCACCCCGGCCGAGGCGGGAGCGGAGCGGAGCCCGGCCGGGTGCGGCTAGCTCGGCCGGGTCGAGCCGCCCCGCTCGTCCAGCTCTTCCTTCTTGGGCGTGACGTCGATCTCGTCCTTGCCCGAGACGCCGGTCTTGAAGTTCTTGATCGCCTTGCCGAGCCCCGACCCGATCTCCGGGAGCCGTCGCGCGCCGAACAGCAGCACGATGATCCCGAGGATGATCAGGAGCTCCGTCGCTCCGAGTCCGAACATGGCGGGTAGGGTGACGCCCGCACCGAGGGGGGTCAAGCGAGCGGCCGGCCCCTACCATCGCCCGCCATGTCGATCTTCAAGGCCTACGACGTCCGCGGCGTCTACGGGGAGGAGCTCGGCGCCGACGACGGCCGGCGGATCGGCCGGGCGGTCGCGCGCTGGCTGGGCGCGCGGGAGCTGGCGGTCGGGCGCGATGCGCGTCCGAGCTCCCCCGAGCTCGCAGGGGCACTGCTCGACGGGATCCGGGACGAAGGGGTCGGGGTGGTCGACCTCGGGCTCGTGTCGACTCCGATGCTGTACTACGCCGTCGACGCGCTCGGGGTCGCGGGCGGCGTGATGGTCACCGCGTCGCACAACCCGGCCCGCTACAACGGGTTCAAGGTGTGCCGGGCGCATGCGATCCCGGTCGGCGGCGACTCGGGGCTCCGGGAGATCGAGCGGCTCGCGCGAGCCGACGCAGGGCCGGCGCGTGTCCCGCGGGGCGGCCTGCGGCGCGCGGACGTCCGCGCGGGCTACGTCGAGCACGTCCTCTCGGTGGGCGGGCGCTGCTCGCAGCTGCGCGTCGCGATCGACTGCGGCAACGGCATGGCCTCGGTGGGACTCGAGCCGCTGCTCGCCCGCCTGCCGCTCGAGGTCGAGCGGCTCTATTTCGAGCCCGACGGCACCTTCCCGAACCACGAGGCGGATCCGCTCGAGCCCGGGAACCTGCGCGACCTGATCGCTGCCGTCCGGCGCTCACAGTCAAACTTCGGTGTCGCTTTCGACGGGGATGCCGACCGCGCGATGTTCGTCGACGAGGCCGGGGAGCCGATCGGCGCCGACCTGATGACCGCCCTGCTCGCGCGCGCGCTGCTGCGCCGCCACCCGGGCGGCCGCGTGCTCCACGACCTGCGCTCGAGCCGCGCCACGGCCGAGGCGATCACGGAGGCCGGCGGGACGCCGGAGATGTGCCGCGTCGGTCATGCCTTCATCAAGGCCCAGATGCGCGAGAGCGGTGCCCTCTTCGCCGGCGAGCTCTCGGGGCACTTCTACTTCCGCTTCTCGCCAGAGCTCCTGCACGACGACGGCACGGCCGCCTTCGTGGCGCTCCTCGACGTGCTCGCCGAGGAGGGCAAGCCGCTCTCGGAGCTGGTGGCGCCGCTGCGCCGCTACGCCGCGAGCGGCGAGATCAATCGCCGCGTGCGCGACGTTCCCGCCCTGCTGGCGGCCCTCGAGGCCGACCACGCCGGCCGCGCCGAGATCTCGAAGCTCGACGGCCTGCTGGTGCGCTACCCGGACTGGTGGTTCAACCTGCGGGCCTCGAACACCGAGCCCCTGCTGCGTCTCAACCTCGAGGCCGGCGACGCAGCGGCCATGCGGCGACACCGCGACGCGATCCTCGCGCGCATCGAGTCCTTCGCTCCACCCGGCGCAGGCGCGAACGGAGAGCGCTGAGTCTCAAGGCGTCAGGGCCGATCCGAGGAACTGCCACATCGCCTTGAGAGCGCGGCCGGGGAGGTCGCCGTGGCCGCTGTCGAACCAGAGCAGCTGCTTCGGCTCGGCAGCGGCCGCGTGGAACGCCTCGGCGGCGGCGCGCGGGATGCGCTCGTCGCGGGTCGCGTTCAGGAGCAGGAGCGGGCGTCCGGCGAAGCGCGCGATGTGGCGCGCCGGATCGAACGCGGGCGGGCCGAAGCCGCCCCCTCCGAGCGCCAGCGCCGCCGCACGCAGCCGGGCGTCCAGCGGGCAGTAGAGGGCGCCCAGGATCGCACCCAGGCTGAATGCCGCGTAGGCGAGCCGCTCCGCGTCGATCTCGGGATGCGGCGCGAGGGCATCGAGCGCCCGCCCGAGGTCGTGGATCGACTGGCGCACGAACTCCCCGAGCAGGTCGCGGGCGCGCACGTCCTCCGTGCCGGGAGTCGCGAGGCCGAGCAGCAGGAGCTCGCCGAGCTTTGCGCTCGCCCGTTCGCCGTGCAGCGGGAAGTCGATCGAGGCGACGGCCATTCCGCGCCGGACCCAGGGCAGGCGCGCCGCGTCGAGGTACGCGGAGTCCTTCGAGCCACCGGCTCCGTGCTGGAGCAGCACCAGCGGGTACGGGCCGGCCGGCTCCGCCGGCAGCAGCAGCAGGCCCGGCACGCGATCGCCACGGCTCGAGTACTCGAAGCGGAAGCGCCGCACGCCGCCACCTGCGTCCGCCGGGGCCTGCTGCGGCCGCCGATCCAGGGGGCTCCACGGGCCGGGGAGGGGCGTGATCCAGGTCGCGAGCGGCTCGCGCAAGCGCAGAGAGCCGGCTGCGAGGGCAGCCGGCTCTCCGCTCTCCGTGGAAGCGCTCATGGCGCCGGAGTCTACCGCGCCAGCAACGTCCTGCGCGCCCGGTACAGATGCGACTTCACGGCGTCCTCGCTCTTCTGCAAGAGCCCCGCGATCTCCTGGATCGAGCGGTTCTCGAGGTGGTGCAGCTCGAAGAGCTGGCGCTGCTCGGCGCTGAGCTCCCTGCCCACGGCGTCCTGCAGGCGCGCGAGCCGCTCGCTGCACTCGTAGAGCGCGAGCGGATCGGGCTCGCGCGAGGCGGCCTGGAACGCGCGATCGCAGTCGTCCTCGCCGATCGGCACCAGCGCCGGCGAGCGCTTCTTGAAGCGGCTCGCGACGGTGCGGCGGGTCAGGCCGAAGAGCCAGGCTCCGAACGGCGCCTCGCCGCGGTAGGAGTCGATGGACGCGAAGACGTTGACGAAGACCTCCTGGACGGTCTCGTCGGCGTCGGCGCGGTTGCGCAACCGGCGCGCCACGAAATGGTGGACGCGCGCGAAGTAGCGGTCGTAGAGCGTCTCGAATGCACGCTGGTCGCCGGCGCGAACGTGCTCGACGAGATGCTCGTCCGGAACGGGACAGCCGGCGTCCGTTCCGAGAGCCGCGATCGATCCTGCCATTCCGCCTTCCCCTTCCCCGGTGCCGGTCCCCAGCCGCGTCCCGCCGCCGGGATCCGATGCCGTTGCGCGCGGAGCCTGCCGGGCAGGCCCCGCCGTCCAGCGTCCACACCCCCGCCGTAGGAGTGGCGCCGAGCCGGCAGGAGGTGTCAAGAATTGTCAGCGGGCGACGAAAATCGTCACGATCCGGCGGGGCGCAGCCGCCCCGGTATCCCCGCGTCCCCAGCGAAATCACGCTCTTCGAGCGTCGAGCGGAAGACCGAGGCGAGTGGGGTGGCGGCTGCGGGGGGGCCGGGGGTGGGGGCCGGCAGGGGGTCGAGCGGCTCGAGCGAGAGGCAGGCCCCGCCGCCGCTGACCGCCACCCAGCGGAAGCGGGCGAGCCGGAGTCCGTCGGGATCCGCCTCGCGCGCGGCGAGCTGCACGACCCGCGAGAAGTCGGGGGCGATCAGGAGCAGGCGCGGGCGCAGCTCGGCGCGCGCGTGCAGGCCCGGCGCGAGCTGCCGCCAGTCCGCGATGCGGGCCTGGATCCAGGCGCGTTGGGCGAGGCCGAGCGCGAGCAGCCCCTGGTCGCCTCCCTCGACGCCGAGCAGCGCGACCCACAGCCGGCCGTCCGGCTCCACCGCCACCCAGTCGATGCGCGCGTCCTCCTCGCCGAGCACGCCCTCGGCGAGCACCTGGAGGGGCGTCCCGAGCAGGCCCAGGCGGGAGCGGAGCTCGCGCCGGAGCGCGGCGGACTCGGCGTCGCGGGAATCCATGCCTGGATCAGGGCTCCGGTTCCTTGGCGGCCTCGTGCTCGCGGGCGTCGGCGAGCAGCATCGTGGCGACGTCGGTGAGCGCGCGGGCGGCGGGCGAGCCGGGCTGGGCCAGCGCGATCGGACGCTGCGCCACGATCGAGCGCGAGAGATGGACGTCGTCGATCAGCACACCGTAGCTCGTGAGCGTCCGCTCGAGCTCGAGCTCGGCGAGCTGCGCCAGGCCCTCGAAGGTGCGCCGCGCGTCGGCGAGCGAGCGGACGCCGAAGACGCAGACCCCGATCCGGGCGCCCGGCGACTGCTCGGCGATCGCGTCGAGCGCCGCCCACGTCTCGACCAGCTCGCGCTCGTCGGGCCGCGAGAGCAGCAGCACGCGCCCGAGCAGCGGCCCGGCATCCGCGCCCTTGCGCAGCGCGGCCGAGGGCACCGCCACGAGCACGAGAGGCGTCCCGTGGCCGCGCGTGCAGGCGCGGGCGCTGGCGTCACGCGCGGCGTCGGCGAGGGCGGTGAGCTCGCCCGACCCGCTCTCCACCACCTCGACCCCGAGTGGGCCGCGGCCCGGCTCCGGCCAGGGCGTGCAGGTTTCGCCGGCCGGCGCGACCAGCGCTGCCGGTGCGCCCTGACGCGCGAGCTCCACCGCGAGGTTCCAGAGCAGCGCGAGGCGCGCCACGTCGCGCGGCACGAGCGGCACGGCGATCCAGTGCGCGCCGCCCGCACCGGCCCCCGGCGGCTCCCCGGGCAGGAAGTAGTGCGCGACGTCTCCGAGCTCGCGGGCCATGGCGGCTCAGGGCACCACCAGGCGCGAATGGGGCGGACCGAGCAGCGAAGGCACGCGATCCGGGTTGGCGGGATCCTCGCGCCACTCCCCGTCGACGACGTACCGGTACTCGTAGGCACCGGGCGCCACGTGCAGGATCTTGCGCCAGACGCGATCACCGCCGATCTCGCGCAGCTCGGTCTCGACACCCCGATCGGGCACCCAGCCGTTGAAGTCGCCGGCGAGGCGCACGTCGAGGGCGCGCGCGTCGCGGTACTCGACGACGACCTCGCGCAGCGCCCCGGGCGTGTCGGCCGCGCTGGCCGTCGCGAGCGATGCCGGCGCCGCGGCCACCTCGACCGCGAGCGCTGCGTGATCGAGCGCGCCGTTCGACCGAGGCGCGAAGCGCGTGATCGGGACGCCCGCGCGAACGGCCTCGCGCAGCCGGACGCAGCTGCGGATCACGGTATCGAAGCAGAGGTCGCCGAAGGTGGAACGGATCCCGGCGAGCGTGTCGCGGGCGAAGCGGGTGCGGCCGTCGTACAGGGTCGGCAGCACGCGGGCGGCGGGCACGTGGCCCAGGCGCTCGCCGAGCAGGGCGATCGTCTCGAGCAGCTTGTGCACGCCGTGCACGGCGAAGTGGCTGGTCTCGAGCGGCACGATCGCCTCGCCCGCGGCGCGCAGCGCGCCGAAGGTGAGCAGCCCGACGTTGGGCGGGCAGTCGACGAGGGCGTAGTCGTAGCGGTCGCCGACGCTCGCGAGCGCCTGGGCGAGGCGTCCGGTGCGCGCCTCCGCGCGCTCGCCCGCGAGCTTCGCCTCGAGCGCCGAGAGCACGATCCCGGCGGGCGCCACGTGCAGGCGCTCCGCGGCCGGCACGATCACCTCCGCGAGCCGCGCCGGGCCCGACTCCTCGGCGAGCACCTCGTAGAGGTTCTCGTCCACGCGCTCGGGGTCGATGCCGAGGGCCAGCGTCGCGTGGGCCTGGGGATCGACGTCGGCCACCAGCACGCGCGCGCCGTCGGCGGCCAGGCACCCGGCCAGGCTCACCGTCGTCGTCGTCTTCCCGCAGCCGCCCTTCTGGTTGACGATCGCGATCGTGCGCACGCGGACCCCTCCTCCGGATGGGAGCCGAAGCCATCTCGTGCGGGCGGTCCGAGGGACCGGAGGAGTGCTGCTGGTGTCCGGCTGCGCGCCTGCCTCGCCGCGGGGCGGGTGGGCGGCGAGCGAGCGGGCAGTGGACGGCGGACTACGAACCCCCCAAACACGTCCGCAACTCGCACCTTAGGCAGCCATCCTCCAGAAAGTCAACCAAAATGTCGCGGCGGGACCCTGCTCTGGTAGGCTCGCAGCGTGCACCCTCCGATCCTCCGCGCTCCGTGCTCCTACAGCCCCTCCCCGCGCTCACCGGGTCCCCGGGCGTGACGCGACGGACGGGGCCTCCCGACGGGCCGCCTTCCGGCGCGCGCGACCGCGTCTTCGTCGAACACGAATCGGGCCCGCGACCCTTCATGCGCGGGATCCTGGTGCACTCGCTGATGGCACGTGGGATCTCGTTCGAGGACGCCTTCGGGGCCGCCAACGTGACGCGCGAGCGGCTGCGCGGGCGTGGCGTGGTGGCGCGCGACGCGCTGGCCCGGCTGGTCGACGAGGTGCTGCGGGAAACCCACCTGCTCGAGGACGTCCGGCCCCCGGCCCTGGGCCCCGCGATCCGCATCACCGCCCCGACCGGCTCGGCGCCGTTCTCGAAGGGCTTCCTCTCGCAGTCGCTCCTGGCCGCGGCGATCGAGCCGAACGACGCCTTCGACGTCGCTCGCGAGATCGAGAGCACGCTGGTGCTGCGCGGGATCGAGGAGATCGACCGGCGCGAGCTGCGGCGGCTCGCCTTCCAGACCCTCGAGCGGCGCTTCGGGGCACGCACCGCCGAGCGCTACCTGGTCTGGCGCCGCTTCCAGGAGCCCGACCGGCCGGTGATCCTGCTGCTCGGGGGGGCCACCGGGGCCGGCAAGACGTCGCTCGCCCTCGAGGTCTCGCGGCGGCTCGGCATCCACGCGGTGCTCTCGACCGATTCGATCCGCCAGATCATGCGGCTGGTGCTCTCGCCGGAGCTGGTGCCGGCGATCCACGCCTCGTCCTACGATGCCCACCGGGTCGTGCGCACGGCGCCCGGCGAGGACCCGGTCATCGAGGGGTTCCTGGCCCAGGCCTCGATCGTGTCGGTGGGCGTGCGCGCGATGCTCGACCGCGCGGTGGCCGAGAACACCAGCATGATCCTCGACGGCATCTCGATCGTGCCGGGCCTTCTCGACCTCACGAAATACCGCGAGACCGCGCACGTGATCTTCCTGGTGGTGGCGACGCTCGACGTGGCGGCCTTCCGCGCGCGCTTCGAGCAGCGCGCGCGCGAGAGCCGGCGCGCCCCGCACCGCTACCTCGAGCACATGGACGCGATCCTGCGCATCCAGGACCACTTCCTCGAGCTGGCCGAACGCCACGACATCCCGATCGTCGACAACGACTCGGCCGACGCGTCGGCGCTCTCGATCCTGAAGCACGTGTGCGAGACGCTGCGCAAGGTGGAAGGGCTCGATGCGGCGGAGCTCCTGTAGGGCGCGCCGCGGAGGGACGCATGCCGGAGGCTCCGCCTCGGGTCGACACGCTGGGCGCCCTGCGCCGCTCGGGCTGGCGCAGCCGCCCCCTGCGCCAGGAGCTGCGCGAGCACCTGCTCGAGCGCCTGCGCGCCGGGAACCCGCTCTTCACGGGCATCCTCGGCTACGACGACACGGTGGTCCCCGCCGTCGAGAACGCGATCCTGTGCGGCCACGACCTGATCTTCCTCGGTGAGCGGGGCCAGGCCAAGACGCGCATGATCCGCCAGTTCGTCGGGCTGCTCGACGAGTGGCTGCCGGTGGTCGCCGGGAGCGAGATCCAGGACGACCCCGAGGCGCCGGTCTCGGCCTACGCGCGCCGCCTCGTGGCCGAGCGGGGCGGCGACACGCCGATCGCCTGGGTGCACCGCGAGGCGCGCTACGTCGAGAAGCTCGCCACGCCGGACGTCTCGATCGCGGACCTGATCGGCGACGTCGACCCGGTGCGGGTGGCCGAGGGCCGCTCGCTCGGCGACGAGCGGACCCTCCACTTCGGCCTCCTGCCGCGTGCGAACCGCGGGATCTTCTGCATCAACGAGCTGCCCGACCTGACGGAGAAGGTACAGGTCGGTCTGTTCAACGTGATGCAGGAGCGCGACGTGCAGGTGAAGGGCTACCGGGTGCGGCTCCCGCTCGACGTGCTGGTGGTGGCCAGTGCGAACCCCGAGGACTACACGAGCCGCGGGCGCATCATCACCCCGCTCAAGGACCGCTACGCGGCCCAGATCCGGACCCACTATCCGCCCACCCGCGAGATCGAGCGGGCCGTGGTGCGCCAGGAGGCGCGGCTCCCGGAGGCGCCCGGCATCGCGCTGCACGTGCCGGGCTTCCTCGAGGACCTGGTCGCGGAGATGACCCTGCAGGCGCGCGCGAGCGCGGACGTGAACCAGTCCTCGGGCGTCTCGGTGCGCATGTCGATCGCCAACTTCGAGACGCTCGCGGCCAATGCGCTGCGCCGCGCGCTCGAGCTCGGGGAGCCGGAGGCGGTGCCGCGCATCAGCGACCTCGACGCGCTGCTTGCCTCCACGCAGGGCAAGCTCGAGCTCGAGGTCGCGGGCACCGAGCGCTCCGAGGCCGACCTCGTGCGCGAGCTCGTGCGGCGCGCCACCAAGTCCGTGTTCGACGCGGTCGTGTCCCTCGAAGGCATCGCGGCGGTGACCGAGGCCTTCGAGCAGGGCTGGCAGGTGGAGGTGTCGGCGCGCATGCCGTCGGCCGAGTATCTGGACGGGATCGAGCAGATCCCGGGCCTGCGCGAGGCGGCCGCCGGTCTCGCCGGCGGGGACTCGCCCGCGCGCCTGGCGTCGGCGATCGAGTTCGTGCTCGAGGGCCTGCACCTCGCCCACCGGCTCAACAAGAGCGAGAGCGAGGGCCGCGCCCGCTACGCGCTGCGGGCGGCGCGGTGAAGGTCTGGCGCTACAGCCGCTGGGACGGCAGCCAGGCCGCGTTCACTCTCGACCCCGCGCCGGCGCTCGACGCGCTCGCCGGTGGCCTGATGGAGGGCCTCTCGCTCGCCGAGGCGCTCGACTGGATGCGCCAGGCGGGCTTCGAGCTGGCGGGCCTCGACCTGCGGGTCCTGGGCCTCGAGGAGCTCATGGAGGAGCTGCGCGGCGAGCTGCGCTCGCTCGAGGCGCAGGTCCGGATGGACCAGGCGACCGACGCGCTGCGCCGGCGCCTCGACGAGATCCTCGGCCGCGAGGAGCGCGCCCAGCGCGAGGCGAGCGGCTACGAGTCGCGCCGCATGAACGAGTTCCTGGACCGGTGCCACGCGCCCGCGCAGCGGCTCTCGGAGCGCATCGAGCGCTTCCGCGACTGGGTCTTCGCCGACGAGGCTGCCGGCCGGGCCTTCGCAGCGCTGCTCGAGGAGCTCGATCGGCTGCGCGCGCTCGAGGACTTCCTGGCCGAGCAGGGAACGCGCTTCCGCGGTGCCGAGCCCGCCGGCTACGAGACGGCGCAGCGCATCCGCGAGCGCGTGCAGGCGCTCGAGCGCCTGCTGCGCGACCTCGCCGAGGGCCGGCTCGAGCTGCTGGACCCCGAGCCGCTCCGCGATCTCCTCTCGCCGGACGCGCTGCGCTCGCTGATCGTCCTGCGTGACCTCGAGCCGGCGCTGCGCCGGGCCGGCTACCTGCGCGACGGCGCGCGCGGCGCCGAGCTGACCCCGAAGGCGATCCGCCGCATCGGCGCCCGGGCGCTCGCCGCCGTCTACGGCGCCCTCCGCAAGGGCTCCCCCGGCGCCCACGACACCCCCCACGACGGCGCCGGCCTCCCCCGGCCCGACGAGACCCGGCCCTGGCAGTTCGGCGACGCCTTCGAGATCGACGTCGTCCGCTCGCTCCTCAACGCCATCCGGCGCAGCGCCCGCTCTCCGGACGCGCGCGAAGGGGATCCGGGAGCCGCCGGCTGCGGTCCCCCCGCAACCCTCCGGATCCCCTGGCAGCCGGAGGACCTGGAGGTTCGCGAAACCGACGACCAGACCCGCTGCACCACCGTCCTCGCCCTCGACATGAGCTGGTCGATGTCGTGGGCGGGCCGCTTCCCCGCCGCCAAGCGCGTGGCTCTCGCCCTCGACCACCTGATCCGCACCCGCTACCCGCGCGACCACTTCTTCGTGGTCGGCTTCTCGACCCGGGCGCGCGAGCTGCGCATTCCCGAGCTGCCCGAGGCGAGCTGGGACATGGGCGAGCCCTTCACGAACCTGCAGGAGGCGCTGATCGTCGCCGAGCGGCTGATCGCGCGGCACCCGAGCCCGAGCGCGCAGGTGCTCGTGATCACCGACGGGCAGCCGACCGCCTATTTCCGGGGCCGCGAGCTGCGCGTCGAGTGGCCGATGGGCTTCGGCGGCGTCTCGCCACGCGCCGCGGCCGAGACGCTCCGGCAGGTGCGCCGCATCACCCGGCGCGGCGTCACGATCAACACCTTCATGCTCGACGCCTCGCCGGAGCTGGTCGGATTCGTCGAGCAGATGACCCGCATCAACAAGGGCCGCGCGCTCTACACCTCGCCCGCCCGGCTCGGCTCGTACGTGATGGTCGACTACCTCTCGCGCCGCCGGCGCCGGCAGCACGCGTGAGACACCCTCCGGAGGGAGCGGGACGGCGTCCTCGGGAGGCGGGGTGGTGAGCGCCGCCGGCGTCCTCCGGCGGGCCGGCAGCGACGCCGTGCGGGCGGGGCGGCTGCTCGTGGCGCGCGGCGTGCTCGGCCGGCGCAAGCCGTTCTGGCTGCTGCTGCGCCTCGAGCCGCCGCTCGACGAGACCCGCGCCGCGCTCGCGCCCTGGCGGCACGCGCGCGGGCCGACCCTGCTCGAGGCGCTGCGCGCGTGCGACGCGGCCGCCCGCGATCCGCAGGTGGCGGGCGTCGTCCTGCGGCTCGCCGGTGCGCCGGCGGGCTGGGCGG
This DNA window, taken from Deltaproteobacteria bacterium, encodes the following:
- a CDS encoding zeta toxin family protein yields the protein MRGILVHSLMARGISFEDAFGAANVTRERLRGRGVVARDALARLVDEVLRETHLLEDVRPPALGPAIRITAPTGSAPFSKGFLSQSLLAAAIEPNDAFDVAREIESTLVLRGIEEIDRRELRRLAFQTLERRFGARTAERYLVWRRFQEPDRPVILLLGGATGAGKTSLALEVSRRLGIHAVLSTDSIRQIMRLVLSPELVPAIHASSYDAHRVVRTAPGEDPVIEGFLAQASIVSVGVRAMLDRAVAENTSMILDGISIVPGLLDLTKYRETAHVIFLVVATLDVAAFRARFEQRARESRRAPHRYLEHMDAILRIQDHFLELAERHDIPIVDNDSADASALSILKHVCETLRKVEGLDAAELL
- a CDS encoding sigma 54-interacting transcriptional regulator, translating into MPEAPPRVDTLGALRRSGWRSRPLRQELREHLLERLRAGNPLFTGILGYDDTVVPAVENAILCGHDLIFLGERGQAKTRMIRQFVGLLDEWLPVVAGSEIQDDPEAPVSAYARRLVAERGGDTPIAWVHREARYVEKLATPDVSIADLIGDVDPVRVAEGRSLGDERTLHFGLLPRANRGIFCINELPDLTEKVQVGLFNVMQERDVQVKGYRVRLPLDVLVVASANPEDYTSRGRIITPLKDRYAAQIRTHYPPTREIERAVVRQEARLPEAPGIALHVPGFLEDLVAEMTLQARASADVNQSSGVSVRMSIANFETLAANALRRALELGEPEAVPRISDLDALLASTQGKLELEVAGTERSEADLVRELVRRATKSVFDAVVSLEGIAAVTEAFEQGWQVEVSARMPSAEYLDGIEQIPGLREAAAGLAGGDSPARLASAIEFVLEGLHLAHRLNKSESEGRARYALRAAR